A single window of Nomascus leucogenys isolate Asia chromosome 18, Asia_NLE_v1, whole genome shotgun sequence DNA harbors:
- the NMRAL1 gene encoding nmrA-like family domain-containing protein 1 isoform X1 — MFMQDKEVIFFLLPVVTRSIRLSGSPPCSFWSNWIYTNSLCTCLGPANPEKTPSPAGSRRHQLRRRWGFGRQISLDRIRRLLVLMVDKKLVVVFGGTGAQGGSVARTLLEDGTFKVRVVTRNPRKKAAKELRLQGAEIVQGDQDDQVSMELALNGAYATFIVTNYWESCSQEQEVKQGKLLADLARRLGLHYVVYSGLENIKKLTAGRLAAAHFDGKGEVEEYFRDIGVPMTSVRLSCYFENLLSHFLPRKAPDGKSYLLSKEDGTRAFHSTSHTQTLASLPIYETSAWKVASHSFIQDLSQTCCSRPAVGVRLIRIPGLPTGDVPMDGMSVSDLGPVVLSLLKMPEKYVGQNIGLSTCRHTAEEYAALLTKHTGKVVHDAKMTPEDYEKLGFPGARDLANMFRFYALRPDRDIQLTLRLNPKALTLDQWLEQHKGDFALL; from the exons ATGTTCATGCAAGATAAAGaggtaatttttttcctcctcccagTCGTCACTCGTAGCATCCGGCTAAGCGGCTCTCCACCTTGCTCATTTTGGTCTAACTGGATTTACACAAATTCACTGTGCACGTGCCTGGGGCCCGCAAACCCGGAAAAGACGCCGAGTCCCGCGGGATCCAGGAGGCACCAACTGCGCCGGAGGTGGGGTTTCGGCCGACAG ATCTCTCTGGACCGCATTCGTCGCCTTCTCGTCCTCATGGTGGACAAGAAACTGGTGGTGGTTTTCGGAGGCACAG GTGCCCAGGGTGGCTCTGTGGCCCGCACACTCCTGGAAGATGGGACATTCAAGGTTCGAGTGGTGACCCGAAACCCTAGGAAGAAGGCAGCAAAGGAGCTGAGGCTGCAAGGTGCAGAAATAGTGCAGGGAGACCAAGATGACCAGGTCAGCATGGAGCTGGCCCTGAATGGGGCCTACGCCACCTTCATCGTGACCAATTACTGGGAGAGCTGCAGCCAGGAGCAGGAGGTCAAGCAG ggGAAGCTGCTTGCTGATCTGGCCAGGCGCCTGGGCCTCCACTATGTGGTCTACAGCGGCCTGGAGAACATCAAGAAGCTGACGGCAGGGAGATTGGCCGCCGCGCACTTTGACGGCAAAGGGGAGGTGGAGGAATATTTCCGGGACATTGGCGTTCCCATGACCAGTGTGCGGCTGTCCTGCTATTTTGAGAACCTCCTCTCCCACTTCTTGCCCCGGAAAGCCCCAGACGGAAAGAGCTACTTGCTGA GTAAGGAGGATGGGACCCGAGCATTCCATTCCACAAGCCACACCCAGACACTTGCCAGCCTCCCCATCTACGAAACCTCAGCCTGGAAGGTTgcgagtcattcattcattcaggatTTATCACAGACGTGCTGCTCTAGGCCAGCCGTTGGTGTCCGGTTAATCAGGATTCCTG GCTTGCCCACAGGTGACGTTCCCATGGATGGCATGTCCGTGTCCGACCTGGGTCCTGTGGTGCTCAGCCTGTTGAAGATGCCAGAAAAATACGTCGGCCAGAACATCGGGCTGAGCACTTGTAGGCACACGGCCGAGGAGTACGCTGCCCTGCTCACCAAGCACACCGGCAAGGTCGTGCACGATGCCAAG ATGACTCCTGAGGACTACGAAAAGCTTGGCTTTCCCGGTGCCCGGGACCTGGCCAACATGTTCCGTTTCTATGCCCTGAGACCTGACCGTGACATACAGCTGACCCTGAGACTCAACCCCAAGGCCCTGACGCTGGACCAGTGGCTGGAACAGCACAAAGGGGACTTCGCCCTGCTGTGA
- the NMRAL1 gene encoding nmrA-like family domain-containing protein 1 isoform X2 — MFMQDKEVIFFLLPVVTRSIRLSGSPPCSFWSNWIYTNSLCTCLGPANPEKTPSPAGSRRHQLRRRWGFGRQVGIGGCSQGSSDAGLPGAALCRVGPELLGGSWRLERSSIPASVVDSAAESGSGILELVPARPRRGGHSSRSLWTAFVAFSSSWWTRNWWWFSEAQGKLLADLARRLGLHYVVYSGLENIKKLTAGRLAAAHFDGKGEVEEYFRDIGVPMTSVRLSCYFENLLSHFLPRKAPDGKSYLLSKEDGTRAFHSTSHTQTLASLPIYETSAWKVASHSFIQDLSQTCCSRPAVGVRLIRIPGLPTGDVPMDGMSVSDLGPVVLSLLKMPEKYVGQNIGLSTCRHTAEEYAALLTKHTGKVVHDAKMTPEDYEKLGFPGARDLANMFRFYALRPDRDIQLTLRLNPKALTLDQWLEQHKGDFALL; from the exons ATGTTCATGCAAGATAAAGaggtaatttttttcctcctcccagTCGTCACTCGTAGCATCCGGCTAAGCGGCTCTCCACCTTGCTCATTTTGGTCTAACTGGATTTACACAAATTCACTGTGCACGTGCCTGGGGCCCGCAAACCCGGAAAAGACGCCGAGTCCCGCGGGATCCAGGAGGCACCAACTGCGCCGGAGGTGGGGTTTCGGCCGACAGGTCGGGATTGGCGGCTGCAGCCAGGGGTCTTCGGACGCTGGGCTTCCGGGAGCGGCGCTCTGCCGGGTGGGGCCGGAGCTGCTGGGAGGGAGTTGGCGCCTAGAGCGCAGCTCCATCCCCGCCTCTGTGGTGGACTCGGCCGCAGAATCGGGGTCCGGGATCCTGGAACTTGTCCCGGCCAGGCCGCGGCGAGGAGGTCACTCCAGCCG ATCTCTCTGGACCGCATTCGTCGCCTTCTCGTCCTCATGGTGGACAAGAAACTGGTGGTGGTTTTCGGAGGCACAG ggGAAGCTGCTTGCTGATCTGGCCAGGCGCCTGGGCCTCCACTATGTGGTCTACAGCGGCCTGGAGAACATCAAGAAGCTGACGGCAGGGAGATTGGCCGCCGCGCACTTTGACGGCAAAGGGGAGGTGGAGGAATATTTCCGGGACATTGGCGTTCCCATGACCAGTGTGCGGCTGTCCTGCTATTTTGAGAACCTCCTCTCCCACTTCTTGCCCCGGAAAGCCCCAGACGGAAAGAGCTACTTGCTGA GTAAGGAGGATGGGACCCGAGCATTCCATTCCACAAGCCACACCCAGACACTTGCCAGCCTCCCCATCTACGAAACCTCAGCCTGGAAGGTTgcgagtcattcattcattcaggatTTATCACAGACGTGCTGCTCTAGGCCAGCCGTTGGTGTCCGGTTAATCAGGATTCCTG GCTTGCCCACAGGTGACGTTCCCATGGATGGCATGTCCGTGTCCGACCTGGGTCCTGTGGTGCTCAGCCTGTTGAAGATGCCAGAAAAATACGTCGGCCAGAACATCGGGCTGAGCACTTGTAGGCACACGGCCGAGGAGTACGCTGCCCTGCTCACCAAGCACACCGGCAAGGTCGTGCACGATGCCAAG ATGACTCCTGAGGACTACGAAAAGCTTGGCTTTCCCGGTGCCCGGGACCTGGCCAACATGTTCCGTTTCTATGCCCTGAGACCTGACCGTGACATACAGCTGACCCTGAGACTCAACCCCAAGGCCCTGACGCTGGACCAGTGGCTGGAACAGCACAAAGGGGACTTCGCCCTGCTGTGA
- the NMRAL1 gene encoding nmrA-like family domain-containing protein 1 isoform X3, whose amino-acid sequence MFMQDKEVIFFLLPVVTRSIRLSGSPPCSFWSNWIYTNSLCTCLGPANPEKTPSPAGSRRHQLRRRWGFGRQISLDRIRRLLVLMVDKKLVVVFGGTGAQGGSVARTLLEDGTFKVRVVTRNPRKKAAKELRLQGAEIVQGDQDDQVSMELALNGAYATFIVTNYWESCSQEQEVKQGKLLADLARRLGLHYVVYSGLENIKKLTAGRLAAAHFDGKGEVEEYFRDIGVPMTSVRLSCYFENLLSHFLPRKAPDGKSYLLSLPTGDVPMDGMSVSDLGPVVLSLLKMPEKYVGQNIGLSTCRHTAEEYAALLTKHTGKVVHDAKMTPEDYEKLGFPGARDLANMFRFYALRPDRDIQLTLRLNPKALTLDQWLEQHKGDFALL is encoded by the exons ATGTTCATGCAAGATAAAGaggtaatttttttcctcctcccagTCGTCACTCGTAGCATCCGGCTAAGCGGCTCTCCACCTTGCTCATTTTGGTCTAACTGGATTTACACAAATTCACTGTGCACGTGCCTGGGGCCCGCAAACCCGGAAAAGACGCCGAGTCCCGCGGGATCCAGGAGGCACCAACTGCGCCGGAGGTGGGGTTTCGGCCGACAG ATCTCTCTGGACCGCATTCGTCGCCTTCTCGTCCTCATGGTGGACAAGAAACTGGTGGTGGTTTTCGGAGGCACAG GTGCCCAGGGTGGCTCTGTGGCCCGCACACTCCTGGAAGATGGGACATTCAAGGTTCGAGTGGTGACCCGAAACCCTAGGAAGAAGGCAGCAAAGGAGCTGAGGCTGCAAGGTGCAGAAATAGTGCAGGGAGACCAAGATGACCAGGTCAGCATGGAGCTGGCCCTGAATGGGGCCTACGCCACCTTCATCGTGACCAATTACTGGGAGAGCTGCAGCCAGGAGCAGGAGGTCAAGCAG ggGAAGCTGCTTGCTGATCTGGCCAGGCGCCTGGGCCTCCACTATGTGGTCTACAGCGGCCTGGAGAACATCAAGAAGCTGACGGCAGGGAGATTGGCCGCCGCGCACTTTGACGGCAAAGGGGAGGTGGAGGAATATTTCCGGGACATTGGCGTTCCCATGACCAGTGTGCGGCTGTCCTGCTATTTTGAGAACCTCCTCTCCCACTTCTTGCCCCGGAAAGCCCCAGACGGAAAGAGCTACTTGCTGA GCTTGCCCACAGGTGACGTTCCCATGGATGGCATGTCCGTGTCCGACCTGGGTCCTGTGGTGCTCAGCCTGTTGAAGATGCCAGAAAAATACGTCGGCCAGAACATCGGGCTGAGCACTTGTAGGCACACGGCCGAGGAGTACGCTGCCCTGCTCACCAAGCACACCGGCAAGGTCGTGCACGATGCCAAG ATGACTCCTGAGGACTACGAAAAGCTTGGCTTTCCCGGTGCCCGGGACCTGGCCAACATGTTCCGTTTCTATGCCCTGAGACCTGACCGTGACATACAGCTGACCCTGAGACTCAACCCCAAGGCCCTGACGCTGGACCAGTGGCTGGAACAGCACAAAGGGGACTTCGCCCTGCTGTGA
- the NMRAL1 gene encoding nmrA-like family domain-containing protein 1 isoform X6, translating to MFMQDKEVIFFLLPVVTRSIRLSGSPPCSFWSNWIYTNSLCTCLGPANPEKTPSPAGSRRHQLRRRWGFGRQISLDRIRRLLVLMVDKKLVVVFGGTGAQGGSVARTLLEDGTFKVRVVTRNPRKKAAKELRLQGAEIVQGDQDDQVSMELALNGAYATFIVTNYWESCSQEQEVKQGKLLADLARRLGLHYVVYSGLENIKKLTAGRLAAAHFDGKGEVEEYFRDIGVPMTSVRLSCYFENLLSHFLPRKAPDGKSYLLNDS from the exons ATGTTCATGCAAGATAAAGaggtaatttttttcctcctcccagTCGTCACTCGTAGCATCCGGCTAAGCGGCTCTCCACCTTGCTCATTTTGGTCTAACTGGATTTACACAAATTCACTGTGCACGTGCCTGGGGCCCGCAAACCCGGAAAAGACGCCGAGTCCCGCGGGATCCAGGAGGCACCAACTGCGCCGGAGGTGGGGTTTCGGCCGACAG ATCTCTCTGGACCGCATTCGTCGCCTTCTCGTCCTCATGGTGGACAAGAAACTGGTGGTGGTTTTCGGAGGCACAG GTGCCCAGGGTGGCTCTGTGGCCCGCACACTCCTGGAAGATGGGACATTCAAGGTTCGAGTGGTGACCCGAAACCCTAGGAAGAAGGCAGCAAAGGAGCTGAGGCTGCAAGGTGCAGAAATAGTGCAGGGAGACCAAGATGACCAGGTCAGCATGGAGCTGGCCCTGAATGGGGCCTACGCCACCTTCATCGTGACCAATTACTGGGAGAGCTGCAGCCAGGAGCAGGAGGTCAAGCAG ggGAAGCTGCTTGCTGATCTGGCCAGGCGCCTGGGCCTCCACTATGTGGTCTACAGCGGCCTGGAGAACATCAAGAAGCTGACGGCAGGGAGATTGGCCGCCGCGCACTTTGACGGCAAAGGGGAGGTGGAGGAATATTTCCGGGACATTGGCGTTCCCATGACCAGTGTGCGGCTGTCCTGCTATTTTGAGAACCTCCTCTCCCACTTCTTGCCCCGGAAAGCCCCAGACGGAAAGAGCTACTTGCTGA ATGACTCCTGA
- the NMRAL1 gene encoding nmrA-like family domain-containing protein 1 isoform X4, which yields MVDKKLVVVFGGTGAQGGSVARTLLEDGTFKVRVVTRNPRKKAAKELRLQGAEIVQGDQDDQVSMELALNGAYATFIVTNYWESCSQEQEVKQGKLLADLARRLGLHYVVYSGLENIKKLTAGRLAAAHFDGKGEVEEYFRDIGVPMTSVRLSCYFENLLSHFLPRKAPDGKSYLLSKEDGTRAFHSTSHTQTLASLPIYETSAWKVASHSFIQDLSQTCCSRPAVGVRLIRIPGLPTGDVPMDGMSVSDLGPVVLSLLKMPEKYVGQNIGLSTCRHTAEEYAALLTKHTGKVVHDAKMTPEDYEKLGFPGARDLANMFRFYALRPDRDIQLTLRLNPKALTLDQWLEQHKGDFALL from the exons ATGGTGGACAAGAAACTGGTGGTGGTTTTCGGAGGCACAG GTGCCCAGGGTGGCTCTGTGGCCCGCACACTCCTGGAAGATGGGACATTCAAGGTTCGAGTGGTGACCCGAAACCCTAGGAAGAAGGCAGCAAAGGAGCTGAGGCTGCAAGGTGCAGAAATAGTGCAGGGAGACCAAGATGACCAGGTCAGCATGGAGCTGGCCCTGAATGGGGCCTACGCCACCTTCATCGTGACCAATTACTGGGAGAGCTGCAGCCAGGAGCAGGAGGTCAAGCAG ggGAAGCTGCTTGCTGATCTGGCCAGGCGCCTGGGCCTCCACTATGTGGTCTACAGCGGCCTGGAGAACATCAAGAAGCTGACGGCAGGGAGATTGGCCGCCGCGCACTTTGACGGCAAAGGGGAGGTGGAGGAATATTTCCGGGACATTGGCGTTCCCATGACCAGTGTGCGGCTGTCCTGCTATTTTGAGAACCTCCTCTCCCACTTCTTGCCCCGGAAAGCCCCAGACGGAAAGAGCTACTTGCTGA GTAAGGAGGATGGGACCCGAGCATTCCATTCCACAAGCCACACCCAGACACTTGCCAGCCTCCCCATCTACGAAACCTCAGCCTGGAAGGTTgcgagtcattcattcattcaggatTTATCACAGACGTGCTGCTCTAGGCCAGCCGTTGGTGTCCGGTTAATCAGGATTCCTG GCTTGCCCACAGGTGACGTTCCCATGGATGGCATGTCCGTGTCCGACCTGGGTCCTGTGGTGCTCAGCCTGTTGAAGATGCCAGAAAAATACGTCGGCCAGAACATCGGGCTGAGCACTTGTAGGCACACGGCCGAGGAGTACGCTGCCCTGCTCACCAAGCACACCGGCAAGGTCGTGCACGATGCCAAG ATGACTCCTGAGGACTACGAAAAGCTTGGCTTTCCCGGTGCCCGGGACCTGGCCAACATGTTCCGTTTCTATGCCCTGAGACCTGACCGTGACATACAGCTGACCCTGAGACTCAACCCCAAGGCCCTGACGCTGGACCAGTGGCTGGAACAGCACAAAGGGGACTTCGCCCTGCTGTGA
- the NMRAL1 gene encoding nmrA-like family domain-containing protein 1 isoform X5 → MVDKKLVVVFGGTGAQGGSVARTLLEDGTFKVRVVTRNPRKKAAKELRLQGAEIVQGDQDDQVSMELALNGAYATFIVTNYWESCSQEQEVKQGKLLADLARRLGLHYVVYSGLENIKKLTAGRLAAAHFDGKGEVEEYFRDIGVPMTSVRLSCYFENLLSHFLPRKAPDGKSYLLSLPTGDVPMDGMSVSDLGPVVLSLLKMPEKYVGQNIGLSTCRHTAEEYAALLTKHTGKVVHDAKMTPEDYEKLGFPGARDLANMFRFYALRPDRDIQLTLRLNPKALTLDQWLEQHKGDFALL, encoded by the exons ATGGTGGACAAGAAACTGGTGGTGGTTTTCGGAGGCACAG GTGCCCAGGGTGGCTCTGTGGCCCGCACACTCCTGGAAGATGGGACATTCAAGGTTCGAGTGGTGACCCGAAACCCTAGGAAGAAGGCAGCAAAGGAGCTGAGGCTGCAAGGTGCAGAAATAGTGCAGGGAGACCAAGATGACCAGGTCAGCATGGAGCTGGCCCTGAATGGGGCCTACGCCACCTTCATCGTGACCAATTACTGGGAGAGCTGCAGCCAGGAGCAGGAGGTCAAGCAG ggGAAGCTGCTTGCTGATCTGGCCAGGCGCCTGGGCCTCCACTATGTGGTCTACAGCGGCCTGGAGAACATCAAGAAGCTGACGGCAGGGAGATTGGCCGCCGCGCACTTTGACGGCAAAGGGGAGGTGGAGGAATATTTCCGGGACATTGGCGTTCCCATGACCAGTGTGCGGCTGTCCTGCTATTTTGAGAACCTCCTCTCCCACTTCTTGCCCCGGAAAGCCCCAGACGGAAAGAGCTACTTGCTGA GCTTGCCCACAGGTGACGTTCCCATGGATGGCATGTCCGTGTCCGACCTGGGTCCTGTGGTGCTCAGCCTGTTGAAGATGCCAGAAAAATACGTCGGCCAGAACATCGGGCTGAGCACTTGTAGGCACACGGCCGAGGAGTACGCTGCCCTGCTCACCAAGCACACCGGCAAGGTCGTGCACGATGCCAAG ATGACTCCTGAGGACTACGAAAAGCTTGGCTTTCCCGGTGCCCGGGACCTGGCCAACATGTTCCGTTTCTATGCCCTGAGACCTGACCGTGACATACAGCTGACCCTGAGACTCAACCCCAAGGCCCTGACGCTGGACCAGTGGCTGGAACAGCACAAAGGGGACTTCGCCCTGCTGTGA
- the NMRAL1 gene encoding nmrA-like family domain-containing protein 1 isoform X7 produces the protein MVDKKLVVVFGGTGAQGGSVARTLLEDGTFKVRVVTRNPRKKAAKELRLQGAEIVQGDQDDQVSMELALNGAYATFIVTNYWESCSQEQEVKQGKLLADLARRLGLHYVVYSGLENIKKLTAGRLAAAHFDGKGEVEEYFRDIGVPMTSVRLSCYFENLLSHFLPRKAPDGKSYLLNDS, from the exons ATGGTGGACAAGAAACTGGTGGTGGTTTTCGGAGGCACAG GTGCCCAGGGTGGCTCTGTGGCCCGCACACTCCTGGAAGATGGGACATTCAAGGTTCGAGTGGTGACCCGAAACCCTAGGAAGAAGGCAGCAAAGGAGCTGAGGCTGCAAGGTGCAGAAATAGTGCAGGGAGACCAAGATGACCAGGTCAGCATGGAGCTGGCCCTGAATGGGGCCTACGCCACCTTCATCGTGACCAATTACTGGGAGAGCTGCAGCCAGGAGCAGGAGGTCAAGCAG ggGAAGCTGCTTGCTGATCTGGCCAGGCGCCTGGGCCTCCACTATGTGGTCTACAGCGGCCTGGAGAACATCAAGAAGCTGACGGCAGGGAGATTGGCCGCCGCGCACTTTGACGGCAAAGGGGAGGTGGAGGAATATTTCCGGGACATTGGCGTTCCCATGACCAGTGTGCGGCTGTCCTGCTATTTTGAGAACCTCCTCTCCCACTTCTTGCCCCGGAAAGCCCCAGACGGAAAGAGCTACTTGCTGA ATGACTCCTGA
- the NMRAL1 gene encoding nmrA-like family domain-containing protein 1 isoform X8 translates to MRIVAEKVSWMFLAVVEHSLRGFALQWDFQGKLLADLARRLGLHYVVYSGLENIKKLTAGRLAAAHFDGKGEVEEYFRDIGVPMTSVRLSCYFENLLSHFLPRKAPDGKSYLLSLPTGDVPMDGMSVSDLGPVVLSLLKMPEKYVGQNIGLSTCRHTAEEYAALLTKHTGKVVHDAKMTPEDYEKLGFPGARDLANMFRFYALRPDRDIQLTLRLNPKALTLDQWLEQHKGDFALL, encoded by the exons atgAGAATCGTCGCTGAGAAGGTTTCCTGGATGTTTCTTGCTGTGGTGGAGCACTCCCTTCGGGGTTTCGCTCTTCAGTGGGACTTTCAG ggGAAGCTGCTTGCTGATCTGGCCAGGCGCCTGGGCCTCCACTATGTGGTCTACAGCGGCCTGGAGAACATCAAGAAGCTGACGGCAGGGAGATTGGCCGCCGCGCACTTTGACGGCAAAGGGGAGGTGGAGGAATATTTCCGGGACATTGGCGTTCCCATGACCAGTGTGCGGCTGTCCTGCTATTTTGAGAACCTCCTCTCCCACTTCTTGCCCCGGAAAGCCCCAGACGGAAAGAGCTACTTGCTGA GCTTGCCCACAGGTGACGTTCCCATGGATGGCATGTCCGTGTCCGACCTGGGTCCTGTGGTGCTCAGCCTGTTGAAGATGCCAGAAAAATACGTCGGCCAGAACATCGGGCTGAGCACTTGTAGGCACACGGCCGAGGAGTACGCTGCCCTGCTCACCAAGCACACCGGCAAGGTCGTGCACGATGCCAAG ATGACTCCTGAGGACTACGAAAAGCTTGGCTTTCCCGGTGCCCGGGACCTGGCCAACATGTTCCGTTTCTATGCCCTGAGACCTGACCGTGACATACAGCTGACCCTGAGACTCAACCCCAAGGCCCTGACGCTGGACCAGTGGCTGGAACAGCACAAAGGGGACTTCGCCCTGCTGTGA